A segment of the Longimicrobium sp. genome:
GCGCCGTCAGCAGCGAATCCACACGCTTCCACGCCCATCCCCCGCCCCACGCGCCGTGCACGATGACGAACGTCTTTCCCGCGGATGTGTCGGGCGTGGCCTGCGCTGCGGCGCGCGTCCCAAGCGTGCCGAGGAGCACGAGCGCCGCCAGGAGCAGCAGGCAGGTGCGTGGGAGAGAAGTCATGCGGACGTCCGGCGCGCGAGGCGGGATCAGTCGCCGGTGAGGACGCCGCGCCGCTCCACGCCGCCGGGCGCGCCTTCGTTCAGCATCTTCTCCAACTGGTCGGGCGTCAGGTGGCGATGAAGGCGGCCGCCGTGGGCCAGGGAGATCGCGCCCGTCTCTTCGGACACCACCACGACCATCGCGTCCGTCTCTTCGGAAAGGCCCAGGGCGGCGCGGTGGCGCGTCCCCAACGTGCGATCGTCCAGCACGGACTGGGTGAGCGGCAGGATGACGCCCGCCGCCACGATCTGGTCCCCGCGAATGACCGCCGCGCCGTCGTGGAGGAGCGAGTAGGGCGTGAAGATGTTCAGCAGGAGCGCGTCGGAAACGCGGGCCTGCAGGGCGGTGCCCGACTCCAGGTACTCGCCCAGTCCCACCTCGCGCTCCACGGCGATGATGGCGCCCACCTTGCCGCGCGACATCTCTTCCACCGCCTGCGACACCTCTTCCGCCACCTGCATCTGCTCCAGCCGCGAGAACACGCGCAGGAGC
Coding sequences within it:
- the cdaA gene encoding diadenylate cyclase CdaA, with the protein product MNVLVERFGFLAPDWKDLLEILVVAVVVYRVLRVLAGTRAIQMLMGIFAVVATYGAARVLNLSLLEYLLERVFEFGVIAALIVFQPELRSALAQLGQNRLLRVFSRLEQMQVAEEVSQAVEEMSRGKVGAIIAVEREVGLGEYLESGTALQARVSDALLLNIFTPYSLLHDGAAVIRGDQIVAAGVILPLTQSVLDDRTLGTRHRAALGLSEETDAMVVVVSEETGAISLAHGGRLHRHLTPDQLEKMLNEGAPGGVERRGVLTGD